AGGGTGTACTCCATTTCTTAAATCAGTTTCAAAAAAGCCTCCACCATACTGGGGTACTCTAATTTGTGCCATTTCCATAGAAGCGAAAGTACCGTAGTTAGGATCGAAGCCAGGGTAAGCTTTTACACTGTTTCCATTTTTAATAAAGGGAGTTACTTGGTAGAACATTGCTCTGTCATTAAGATATTTGTAATATACTCTAGCGTAACCTTTATCAAATTTGTAAGTAAGGTTTAGTTTAATTTGTCCACCTCTGTTGGCTTTAAATCTAGGAGACCTCATCCCGTTATCCTCCCTATAAAAACCTCCAGCGTTAAAGAATAATTTATCTTGAACTAAAGCACCACCAATATTAAAATCAGTTCTGAATAATCCAAATGTACTTGTAGATAATTTTAAGGTTCCTTTAGTATCATTTTGTCCTGTTTTGGAAATGAAGTTAACAATACCACCAGGAGCACCTGATGCGAATACAGACGCTGTACCACCTCTAACAGCTTCTACACCTTGTAGGGTAAGGTCTAACCTTTGAAAGTTATCAATATTGGCAAATTGTAATGCCCCGTCTTCAAATATAGGAAGCCCGTCTTCTTGAATTTGAACATATTCATAAGCTCCTGCGGAAGGGATACCTCTTGCGAAAAGGTTGTTTCCAACCTCACCCCCTGAGTTTTCGGCTAAAAACCCTGGCACATATTGTAATATGTCTGCTGTAGATTGAGGAGCTTTCTGTTGAATGTCTTTTGCTTTCATTGTTGTGATAGCAATACTAGACTCAATTCTTTTCTTAGGGTTGGCACTCCCTGTAATAATTACTTCTTCAACATTATTTACTTTAACAGAATCTTTCTGTGTAGTTTGAGCAAAGGTATTGTTGAAGTAAAAAGTAGCAACACCTGCTAGTAGTAAAAAGGATTTTCTTTTCATATCAAAAAAATTATAGGTTAAATATTTTTTTCATTTTAATATAAATGGCATTAGTCCAACCAAAACCATCTTGATTTGGATACTCTCCGCCTGTAGCTATATTTTCGGTATTTATAGCATCGTATTTTTCCATTAGTTTTCCAGTTTTTTTATAAGTACTCTCTACATTAGAGCACCACTTTTGGGCTATTTCTTTAGCTGTTTGGTGATAACCGTAGTTCATTAAGCCTTTGCAAGCTATCCATTGTAGAGGAGCCCAAGCGTTTGGGGAATCCCATTGTTGACCGCTATTGTTGGTAGTGGTAACTAGCCCTCCTTTGTATAAAAATTTATTTTCTATAACTCGTTGTGCATTTTAAATAATACTGATTTTTAGATGATTTAATTTTCTTTGGAAGATAAATTTATTGATATATTGAATAACCGTTGCGGCGGTTATTTTACTGATTATCCTTGTTTTAAAGCCTTCAAAAGTTTTAGCATAGTTTCTTTTAATCATAAATTGGTCGCAAAGTTGAGAGAAAAATGTCTCAATTCGTTTTCGCTTTTTCTTGTACAATGAAAATTGAGGAATATAATCTTTCTGATTACTTCTCATTGGTGTATCTAATTTAATATTAGCATAGTTAAATAAATCTATTTGAACTTTTGCTGATAAATAGCCTCTATCTCCAATTAAAGTACAGTTTCGCATTTGCTCACCAATATCTTTTAAATAGTGGATGTCGTGAACGGATGCAGGGCTTATATCAAAATTCTTAATCACACCATTTAAAGAACATACTGCGTGTAGTTTATAGCCATAGAAATATAATTTCTGTGAAGCACAATAACCATATGTTGGTGAAGAATAGGATTGCTCTTTACAAATTTTTGAACGAGTAGAACGAGCATTTTCACAAACTTTCATTGGCATGCTATCAACGATAAAAATATCTTCAAACTCATTGAACTCCATCGAAATACGCTGTCTAATTTGCTCTGTTTGTAGGGATAGTCTTCGTTTTCGCTTATTGTAAACACTTCTTTCAATTTTGTTTATCAGAGAGTTTGGCAATTTTCTAAATAACTGTAATTCGCTATCAATACTCAAGTATTCAGCAGTAATATTAAGACTTATGACTTCTAAATCGCTCATTTTAGGTGTTCTTCTCTGATAACTAATCAGTTGATTTTCTGAAAAAAGTCCTAAAACTTCCAAAATTCTTTCATATATTTGCTCTAAGTTGTTCATTTATATCGTTTTATAGCAAAAACAATATACTGATTTTCAGTCTAATAAACAACTCTTGTTTTTTTCATTTCATAATGCACAACGGGTTTATAAATTTCATTTTTGTAAATATTTATAAATTTTTTGAAGTCAGCTATAATTTCATTTGCATCTCCATCTTTAAATTTTTCTTGCAATTCATCCACCAAAGATAGTTTTGGATTGGAAGCCAAAAGCATATATTCATAAATAATAAACATATCGTTAAGACTTGTTCCTTCCAAATCTTTTATGGTTTGCTCGCAATAACGCCAATCTGCCATAAATTGCTTTTCTTTTTCGTCTCTTAATTCCTTATCTGCATCTTCTTCTCCAGCGTATTTTTTTAGAATTTTTTCTAATAAATAACTCTTGATGAGGTCGGCAGAAGTTAAATCCATTCCTCTATCATTGAGAATTTGGAACAATTTAATTGCAAATTCTCTTGTAGAGCAATCAATGCGAATAAGTATCACTTGATTGAAAATATAGTTTAGAAAATCTCCTGCTTCCTGTTCAGAAATATTTTTAATTTTTTCCTT
This Riemerella anatipestifer DNA region includes the following protein-coding sequences:
- a CDS encoding TonB-dependent receptor plug domain-containing protein, translated to MKRKSFLLLAGVATFYFNNTFAQTTQKDSVKVNNVEEVIITGSANPKKRIESSIAITTMKAKDIQQKAPQSTADILQYVPGFLAENSGGEVGNNLFARGIPSAGAYEYVQIQEDGLPIFEDGALQFANIDNFQRLDLTLQGVEAVRGGTASVFASGAPGGIVNFISKTGQNDTKGTLKLSTSTFGLFRTDFNIGGALVQDKLFFNAGGFYREDNGMRSPRFKANRGGQIKLNLTYKFDKGYARVYYKYLNDRAMFYQVTPFIKNGNSVKAYPGFDPNYGTFASMEMAQIRVPQYGGGFFETDLRNGVHPVSHAIGTELKYKLSDVVTVHNNMKFTSINQDYNAIFAPSWMGSIVSQNEYSDNLNIDRANAFFTYVNGGGVLDPNEKLKRADLWFIRKNMQNLANNLNFNIDLDKVKLNVGHYYSNWSSDHYWNWNSFLVTASDKPRLVNLQDTSTGTNYTYNGVSQITWLERQAGLTGNVNAFFANADIEINDKLALLI
- a CDS encoding IS982-like element ISRa1 family transposase — encoded protein: MNNLEQIYERILEVLGLFSENQLISYQRRTPKMSDLEVISLNITAEYLSIDSELQLFRKLPNSLINKIERSVYNKRKRRLSLQTEQIRQRISMEFNEFEDIFIVDSMPMKVCENARSTRSKICKEQSYSSPTYGYCASQKLYFYGYKLHAVCSLNGVIKNFDISPASVHDIHYLKDIGEQMRNCTLIGDRGYLSAKVQIDLFNYANIKLDTPMRSNQKDYIPQFSLYKKKRKRIETFFSQLCDQFMIKRNYAKTFEGFKTRIISKITAATVIQYINKFIFQRKLNHLKISII
- a CDS encoding trehalase family glycosidase, translating into MENKFLYKGGLVTTTNNSGQQWDSPNAWAPLQWIACKGLMNYGYHQTAKEIAQKWCSNVESTYKKTGKLMEKYDAINTENIATGGEYPNQDGFGWTNAIYIKMKKIFNL